CCCGGGCTTTAGTACAAAATCCAGAAGTTCTATTATTAGATGAGCCATTGTCTAACTTAGATGCCCGCTTACGTTTGAAAATTCGCGAAGAAATTCGTCGCTTGGTTAAAGAAGTCGGGATTACAACGATTTTTGTTACCCACGACCAAGAAGAAGCACTATCGATTTCTGACAAGATTATTTTGTTAAATGAAGGTGTCATTCAGCAAAATGATGACCCCCAAAATCTTTACCTAGAACCAAATAATTTGTTTGTAGCTAAATTTATTGGTAATCCAATTATCAATATTTTGCCCGTCGAAGTAAAAAATGGCATGATGCACCACGATGCTTTTAGTGTGCCAGTTGATCGTTTTATGGCGGCCCGTTTTAAAGAAGAAATGCCAGATGGCGACTACTTTATCGGAATTCGTCCAGAAGATGTATTGCCAGTAGATGGCGCCGGTGCTTTTCAAACAGTTATTGCCGGTGTTGAATTAATTGGCCGGGAACGTATTTTAAACTTTGATATTGATTCCCATCACTTAAAATCGATTGTCAGCATCGAAGAAGATATTCAAGAAGGAGCGCAGCTGACCTTTGATTTTGCTTATCAAAAAGCCTTTATCTTTAAAGCAGATGGGACGCGGATCTACTAATGTTTAAAAAAAATCATTATAATCCTGAAAATCAGCCGAAAGCATGGCTCTTCCTTCTGCCTTCGCTAATCGTCATTATGATTTTCAGCATTTATCCATTGTTCCGTTCGCTCTTTATGAGTTTTCAAAAAGGGACGCTAATTAATCAAGAATATGCTGGGATTGAAAATTATCAAAAAGTTTTATCTGATCCGGTATTTTTTAAAGCTTTAAAAAATACCGCATTATATGCCTTTACCGTTGTTCCAATCGCATTAATTATCGGTCTTGCGATTGCCTGGATTATTTTTGAAAAAGTGAAACACAAAAGTTTCTTTGAAACGCTGTTTTTCATGCCTTATGTCACCAGTACGATTGCGATCGGGATTGTTTTTCGTTACTTTTTTAACGGCTCCTATGGGATTATCAATTTTCTTTTGAGTAAAGTTGGTATTCCAGCTATTAATTGGTTAGATGATGTGGACATGAGTATGACCACATTGATTATCTTTGGTATTTGGACTAGCTTGGCGTTTAACATCATTATTTTATTAGCTGGATTACGGAATATTGATCCAGAACATTATAAAATTGCGAAGATGTTTGGGGCCAAAGATGGTGAAATTTTCCGTCGGATTACATTGCCGCAATTGGTTCCAACTATTGCCTTTTTGCTAACGGTTAATATTATTGGCGCTTTTAAAGTGTATACCCAAGTTTATGCATTGTTTGCCGGGCAGCCCGGGATTGCCAAAAGCGCGACGACCGCCGTTTATTATATTTACGATAAGTTCCACATTGCCGGTCGACCTGGCATTGCCATGGCAGCGACTGTCATTTTATTCTTAGTTATTTTGTTCTGTACGTTTATCCAACGTCAAATCATGAAGAAAGTGGGGGAGTAGCGTGAAAAAAGTCGTAACCATTGTGGCGTTAGTCTTTTTAGTAGTGCTAGGCATTATCACTTTGTTCCCATTTGTTTACATGGTTTTAGCAGGGCTTATGACCTATAGCGAGGCTACGAGTATTCCGCCGACCATTATCCCAGAAAAATTTCAGTGGGCTAACTATGCAGCGGTCTTTTCAAAAGCACCTTTTTTACAATATTTTATTAACACAGTTTTTGTCTCTTTGGTGACAACCATTGCGACCTTGATTACTTCGGTTTTGGCTTCCTTTGCATTAACTAGTTTGGAATTTAAGTTTAAAGGTTTAGTTGTGGGGATTATGGTGTCCTTACTGATGGTACCTTATGAATCGATCATCTTTACCAACTACAATACGATTGCCAAAATGGGGCTATTAAACAGTTATGCCGCTTTAATTATTCCTTTTTTAACAAGTATTTTTTACATTTATTATTTGAATAGTTACTTAAAAGGAATTTCAAGCACCTTTTATAAAGCAGCAAAAATTGATGGTGCTTCTGATTTAGAATATATTTGGCGTATTTTAGTTCCAATGTCTCGTCCAGCGTTAGTGACTGTCGGGATTTTAACATTTATTTCCAGCTGGAATTCTTTTTTATGGCCATTACTTGTGACCAACGAGAAAAAATATCGCTTGTTAAATAATGGACTTGCAGCCTTTACGACCGAAAGTGGGAGCGATGTGCATTTGCAAATGGCAGCTGCAACATTGACCGTAATTCCCATCTTAATTATTTATTTGATTTTTAGAAAAGAAATTATTCGAGGAGTGGCAAAAAATGGTATCAAAGGGTAAAACCACCATCACTTTTCATAGTGGTATTTTAACCATCGGCGGTACTATTATTGAGGTCAGCTATGAAGATGCGCATATTTTCTTTGATTTTGGTACGGAATACCGACCCGAATTGGGCTTAAAAGACGATAGTCTGGCAACACTTTTGAAAAATCGTTTAGTACCAGAATTAAAAGGTGTCTATGATCCGCGGTTAAATTATACGTACCACGGCGAAGATGAGCAAAAATATAATGAGACGGCAGTCTTTTTATCCCATGCTCATTTGGATCATTCTAAAATGATTAATTATTTAGACCCTGCAATTCCCTTATACACCTTAAAAGAAACAGCAAAGATTTTACAAAGTTTAAATCGTAATGGGGACTTTTTAATCCCGTCACCTTTTGAAAAAGCTAACTTTACCCGTGAAATGACTGGTCTTATGGCCCATGATGTGGTGGAAGTAGGCCAAATTAAAGTAGAATTGGTGCCAGTGGATCACGATGCCTATGGCGCTTGCGCATTATTAATTCATACGCCCGATGCTTTTATTACTTATACTGGTGATTTACGGTTACATGGCTATGATCGTCAATTTACGCTGGACTTTTGTCAAAAAGCTCGGCATACCGATTTACTAATGATGGAAGGCGTCAGCATTAGTTTTGATGAAAGAGACAATGAAGATATCAAAGTTTTCAGCGAAGAAGATTTAATCGCGCAACTTGTGACACAAATTGCAGCAAATAAAAAGCGCCAATTGACCTTTAATGGTTATCCTGCCAATGTGAAACGCTTTGAACAAATTATTAAACAGTCTCCGCGCACAGTTGTTTTAGAAGCCAATATGGCAGCTTTGATGCAGGATGTTTTTGATATGAACGTCCCATATTATTATCCGTTAAATTCTGATACTACTATTTCTAGCCTAGATTCAAAACTAGAAATTTCTTATGAAGAACTACTAGCAGATGACCACAAATATTTGTGGCAAGCCGTAGCTAACTTCGAAAAATTACAAAGCGGCGGTCTGTATTTCCACATGGACGCGCAGCCTTTGGGGGATTTTGATCCCAAATATCAAGTCTTCTTGGATTTACTCGCCTTGAAGAAAGTGGAATTTGTCCGACTGGCTTGTTCAGGACATGCGTTTCCACAAGACCTCGATGCCATTGTTTCAATGATCGAGCCTAAAATTTTGGTTCCAATCCATACGTTAAAACCAGAAAAACTGGAAAATCCGTATGGCAAAAGAATACTTCCCACCCGTGGGGAAAAAATCACTGAGTTCAAAGGAGAGTAAGAAATGAAGTTCAAAAAATTGGGTACAGCAGTATTGGCAACTGCCGCAGTTTTTGCATTAGCAGCCTGTGGCAACGGTTCAAAAGAAAGTTCTAAAGGCGACAGCGACAAAATCGTAACGTCAATCGACAAAGACACAACGGTTACATTTTGGCATGCAATGAATGGCGCACAAGAAGAAGCTTTAACAAAAATTACCAAGGATTTCATGAAAGAAAATCCAAAAATCAAAATTGAATTGCAAAACCAATCACAATACTCAGACTTACAAGCAAAAATCAACTCAACACTACCTTCACCAGATGATTTACCAACAATCAGCCAAGCGTATCCAGGCTGGTTATGGAACGCTGCACAAGATGATATGTTAGTGGATTTGAAACCTTACATGGATGACAAAACCATCGGCTGGGGCGACCAAGAAGCAATTCGCAAACCTTTATTAGAAGGTGCGCAAATCGAAGGCAAACAATACGGTATTCCATTTAACAAATCAACAGAAGCTTTGGTTTACAATGCTGACTTGTTGAAAAAATATGATGTTGCAGTTCCCAAAACTTTAGCTGAATTAAAAGAAGCATCTAAAACAATTTACGAAAAATCAAATCATGAAGTAGTTGGTGCTGGTTTTGACTCATTAAACAACTACTATGTTATCGGGATGGAAAACAAAGGGGAAGACTTCACCAAAGACTTAAAATTTGATTCTAAAAAATCAAAAGAAGTGATTGATTATTATTTAGATGGCGTGAAAGATGGTTACTTCCGTATCGCAGGTTCAGACAAATATTTATCTGGCCCATTTGCAAACGGTAAAGTTGCAATGTTTATCGGTTCAATCGCCGGTGAAGGTTATGTGAAAAAAGATACTGAAGGTAAATTTGAATATGGCGTTGCACCACGTCCAGAAAAAATTAACTTGCAACAAGGTACGGATGTTTACATGTTCAACAGTGCAACTGCGGAACAAAAATCGGCTGCTTTCATGTATTTGAAATACTTGTCTTCACCAGAAGTACAATTATACTGGGCTGAACAAACCGGCTACATGCCAATCTTGCAATCTGTCTTGGAAAGTGATGAATACAAAAAATCACCAAACACGAAAGTACCTGCAATCTTAGAGGATGCAACCAAAGACTTGTTCTCGATTCCAGTGAAAGAAAATGCTGACCCTGCTTACAATGAAGTTCGGGCAATCATGGAAAATATCTTGTCTAACCCAGACAAAGATACCAACAAATTAATCAAAGATTCTGTGCCACAATTACAAGATGCGTGGAATCAATAATTTATAGTAAAAAGCTCCGCTGACTTGTTTGGTTAGCGGAGTTTTTTTGTCTTATATCCTAGAGTTGGAGGGTTCCTTTAGCTTTTTTTCGCTAAAATCTAGTGTTTTAATTTCTAAGAGAACAATTGGTCTTCAAGTAAAAATTTTTGTATTTTATGGTATGATGACAAAGGAAAAACTTTAAAAATTTCAGTGATTGTATAGGCTACAAAGGTTTGATAAAGAAGCAAATTTACTGATTTACTGATGCTCGCTAAGGATCAATTTTTTTGTGAATGTCTGAATACTAAACAAACTCTTCGTGCTAATTACTGACAATAAGGCGTAATTTAGCTGAATTGTAGCTTATTGTGAGAAAGTTTGTAAATCTTTTATAAAAAATGTGGGAAAGGAAGAAAAAATGAAATTAACTATTTTAGCCACAAGCGATATGCACGGCTACATTCAACCAACCAACTATGCGGAAAAAGGAGCAGACTTACCTTTTGGTACGGCCAAAGTTGCGACTAAAATGCAAGAACTAACAGCAAAAGCAGATGGACCGGTCGTTAAAATTGAAAATGGTGACTTTATTCAAGGTTCACCGTTAAGTTATTACGCAGCCAAACAAAAGCAAGACCCAGCAGAAATTACGAAAGTCATTAATCATATGGGCTATGATGTGGGGTTGTTGGGAAATCATGAGTTTAACTATGGACTACCTTATTTAGAAAAAGCAATTAAAAGCTATAATCACCCAATTTTAGCGGCAAATGTTTTAGACAAAGATGGCAAACCTTATTTTGGCGATCCCTATGTTATTTTAGAAAAAGCAGGCATCAAAATTGCGATTTTGGGTGTGGTGACACAATATATTCCCCATTGGGAGCAACCAGCAACTGTTAAGGATTTAACTTTTAAAAGTTTAGTGGCAACCGCTAAAGAATACGTGCCCAAATTGCGCGAGCTAGCTGATGTTGTTATTGTTTCTTATCATGGTGGTTTTGAAAAAGATTTAGTGACAGGTGAAGCGACCGAAATGTTGACTGGAGAAAATGAAGGATACGAATTGTTGCAAACTGTCAGTGGCATTGACGCTTTTGTAACAGGCCACCAACACAGAGAAATTGCTACGGTGGTTAACGGTGTGCCGGTCATTCAACCAGGATTTCGGGGAAATTACATTGGTAAAATTACGTTAGATTTAAATAAAACCGGTGACAAGTGGCAAGTAAGCAATCCTGCTGCTGAAATTGTGGCGACAAAAGATGCAAAGGCGGATGGAGAAGTTGTTGGCTTAATTCAAGAATTGGATCACGAGTTGGAAAATTGGTTGGATCAGCCTGTGGGTAAAGTTCAAGGGGATATGCACATCACTGATCCAATGGGAGCGCGAATTAGTGAACATCCGTATATTGAATTTATTAATCGCGTTCAAATGTGGGCCAGTGGGGCTAAAATTTCGGGTACAGCCTTGTTTAACAATGAAGGAAAAGGCTTTGGTGAAGTTATCACGATGCGAGATGTCATCACCAATTATATTTATCCGAATACATTAGCTGTTCTAAAAATTACCGGTGCAGATTTAAAAGCAGCTTTAGAACAAACGGCAAATTATTTAGTGTTAGAAGATGGCCAAATCGTCTTTAACCCGAAATTTATTGATCCAAAGCCACAATATTATAACTACGATATGTATGAAGGTATTGATTATGCTATTGATTTGAGTAAACCTTATGGTGAAAAAATCACGAAATTACAATTAGCCGGTGCAGATATTTTACCTGATGACAAATTGGAAGTTGTCATGAACCAATACCGCGCAGTTGGCGGGGGCAACTATGCTATGTTTAGCGCAGATAAAATCGTTAAAGAAATTCCGCGGGATATGACAGAAGTAATTGCCGAATACTTGCAAGCCCATCCTGTTTTAAAAGCAGAAGTAAACCATAACTTTAGTGTGAAATGATCACAGCATAAAAGTCTCACGTTTTTGTTTTTCCCACCTGTTTAACAGGTGGGAAAATATTAAATGTGGGGCTTTTTGTGTAAAGAAAGTATATTTTTTACACAAAAAGTATTGCGTGACTGCTTAGTGCTTAGTATTACGAACTAACTTGTGGCGACAATAAGTCAAAATTTTAAGAAATTTGAGAAACAATTTATTAAAATTCCGTCTTAATAATTGGAAGTTAAACGAGTTCGCAAAGCTTTTCCTAGCTGTCAAGCTTTACGAACTAACTCTCGGCGACAATAAGCCAAACGCTTGAGAAATTTGAAGAGCAATTTATCAAGCGTTCATCTTATTGCTTGAGAGCTGTGCAAGTTCGCAAAGCTTTTCCTTTCCAAGTATAAATAGTTGCTTACTTTTAATAAGAGAGTTAAGATAAACACGTAATTTACAAGAGAGAAGGAAAGTCTTATGTATCATACAAGTAATGAAGAACATCCTATTGATATCGTGAATATTGCCTCATTGGAAGGCCGCGTGAAAGAACGCATGGAAGTTGGCGCTTTTGGTTACATTCGTGGCGGTTCTGAAGACGAATGGACGATGAAAGAAAACACTGCTTCTTTTATGAATAAAAAAATTATGCCGCGTATTTTACAAGGTATTGATCATGCAGACTTATCAACAAAATTGTGGGATATCGACTTGAAGACACCAATTATTCAAGCGCCTTCTGCAGCCCAAGGTTTGGCTCATGAAAAAGGTGAAGCGGATACCGCAAAAGGGGTTGCTGCTGCGGGTTCTATTTTTTCAATTAGTACGTACGCGAACACAACCATTGAAGATGCAGCTGCTGCAGCTCCTGATGCACCACAATTTTTCCAATTGTATATGAGTAAAGATGACGGCTTCAATGAATTTATTTTAGACAAAGCTGTTAAAGCCGGTGCTAAAGCAATTATTTTAACTGCCGACTCAACGTTGGGTGGTTATCGTGAAGAAGATATTATCAACCAATTCCAATTTCCACTACCAATGCCTAATCTAGCTGCTTATTCTGAACAAAGTGCAAGTGGTAACGGTGAAGGTAAAGGGATTGCCGAAATTTATGCGGCTGCAAAACAAGGTTTAGTTCCAGAAGATATCAAAAAAATTAAAGATTTAACACACTTACCTGTTTTTGTTAAAGGAATTCAATCACCTGAAGATGCAGATTTAGCGATTAAAGCCGGTGCAGATGGTATCTGGGTCTCCAATCATGGTGGTCGTCAATTAGACGGCGGTCCTGCTTCTTTTGAAGTTTTACCTGCTATAGCAGAAGTTGTCGACAAACGTGTGCCAATTGTATTTGACTCTGGTGTACGTCGTGGGGAACATATCTTTAAAGCTTTAGCTAGTGGTGCTGATCTAGTGGCTATCGGTCGTCCCGTTATTTATGGTTTGAATTTAGGTGGGGCTGAAGGCGTGAAATCTGTCTTTGATCACTTAAATAAAGAATTATCAATCACGATGCAATTGGCTGGTACGAAAACAATTGCAGATGTAAAGAAAACAAAATTAATTGATTAATTTTGATACGTGGCTGTAATGAAAATATTTAACTTTAAGAAATAAGTGCATTCTCAAAAAAGGTTCTTATATTTTGTTTTGATCGCAATTACTTTAAGCAATTACAAGTAAGCCAAATTTTATCGCTTAAAAAGCTAGGACAAGTTATTTGTTCTAGCTTTTTTTGTTGCAGTAATGGGCAGCAAAATGAGAAAATGGAAAGCTAAAAAAATAGTCAAAGAGGTAAGTAGCTGTTTTAAAATAACTGTTGCTATATAACGAGCTTGTTGTATTAAATTGATTTATTCAGATACGGTAGGCGTTGTTTTCTGCTAATTTTTATTACGAGTGTCATTTTTCGAACAAAAAAAGAAAATCGCATTGTTTGAAGTCTCTTGAAAGAACATGCTAAAATAAAAGGGAGTAAAATGAGAAAGGGATGAGAAAATGAAGTGGAGTATGGGATTGCTTTTAACTTTACTAGGTTTTCAAATGGCAATTGTACCGCCGGAAACTGTCGATTCATCACAGGTTGAAACAAAAAAAGAGACGGTTACAACGAATGTTTCAGCCAGTACTACTGAAAGTTCAGCCTCAAAGGAAAGTGAAGAGATAAGTGATGCAACTGCAAGTAGTAATGTGATTGAACCAGATGGAACAGAAACAACAGATGCCAATAATTTGCCCCGTGCCCAACGGAAATTACCAGAAATTAAAAGCTCTGCTCCTCTGCAATCACCTTTAATTGCTGCACAAAAGGCACAAATTAACGCGTTACCAGCAGTAAATGAAGCACAGCTCAATCGCAATCTTTATGCGCGGAGTAGCACGACAATGACGACAGAGCAGCAAAAAATTGTGACCGAAGTCAAGCGTCACTTAAATAAACCCTATCGTTGGGGAGCAGCCGGTCCCAATGATTTTGATTGCTCTGGGTTAGTTCAATACGCTTATTTGAAAAGTTTAAATATCCCCTTACAGCGGGTGACTTACCAACAAGAAAAGCAAGGTACAGAAGTTGCGCGAAGTAGTGCAAAAGGGCAAAATTTAAATTTGAAAGCAGGGGATTTACTATTTTATGGTCCCCGGAATGCCACGACCCATGTGGCGTTATACATTGGAGACGGACTTGCGATTCATGCCCCTTATCCGGGTCAGCGTGTCTCTGCTTTTGCCATTCAATATTTTTATCCAGATTTTGCTCGTCGCATAATCAAAGATGAACTGCCCGTTATTAAAAACGGAACGAGTATTACGATAAAAAGTGGTGCGTTGAGTTATTCAGATGGCAGTTGGATTCAAAGTGCTGATCGCAATCGGGCCTATACAATTACCGGGTATAAAAAAATTACTGAAAAATGGGGCAGCCGCAAAATATATGCCGTTAAAGAATCCAAAAAATGGCTGTATGAGTTAGATGTTCAACCGCAAACGAGTAGCTATGGATTACTAGGCAACGGCACCATTTTTAGTCTAAAAAGTACGGCGGGTTCGTATCAAAGTGGCGGTAAAATTACAGCAAATGACAAAAAGAGTGCTTTTGTGATCGACAGTGTTCGCTATATCCCCAAAAAATTTGGTAGCATTCGCGCCTATCGTGCCAAAGGGAGTAATCGTTGGTATTACGAATGTGACGTGACACGTCAGGTTAGCAGCTATTCACAACTTGGAATAGGCACAGTGTTTAGCTTGAAAAAGACGGCGGGTTCGTATCAAAGTGGCGGCAAAATTACGGCAAATGACAAAAAGAGTGCTTTTGTGATCGACAGCGTCCGCTATATCCCCAAAAAATTTGGTAGCATTCGTGCCTATCGTGCCAAAGGGAGTAATCGTTGGTATTACGAATGTGACGTGACACGTCAGACCAGCAGCTTTAAAGAGTTAAAAGTCGGGACTAAAGTTGTGACGACTAGCCGCGCTACGCATTATCAAACAGGTGGCAAAATTACAAGTGGGGATAAGAATAAAGTCCACCAAATTGAAAGAATGCGTTTGATTCCCAAAAGAGGCATTCATATGCGGATTTATAAGATGAAAGGCTCAAACCGCTGGTATTACGAAGGGGATGTGGCTTTACAAACGAGTAGTTTTAAAGCGCTAAAAAAAGGACAACGGTTAAATGTTAAAACCTCAGCGCGCTCTTATCAAAGCGGCGGTTGGATCTTGAAAAGCGACTATAAAAAAACTTTTACCATCAAAAATGTACGAGATATTCGCAAAAAATATGGCAGCATTCGCGCCTATCAAGTTAACGGTAGTAACAAATGGTATTACGAAGCAGATGTTAAAGGGAAGTAAATCTGGTGAAAATTAAAGAAAGACAGAAACAAAAGTAGGATGACTTTTGCTTCTGTCTTTTTTTGCTCTAGTGGTAATGCTAACCAATAAAACAGGAATTTTGCTAGCTTTTAAAGTCGATCAGCTAGTTGACGAGCTTTAGTTTTATTTGTGAAATTTTTATTTATTGTTGTTCTTTTTAATGGAAAAAGTCAGTCAAAGTTAATAAAAATATTTCTTTATTTTGATTGGGATAACAAACGCTATTCATAGCGGAGAAAATTATTTTTGTTGATAAATTGCAATATTCTAGATGATAATAATTTTTTAACGATAATAATTATCGTTATTTTGTATAGAAATGATTATTTTTGAAAAATAAAGAATTGCTAAAAAACAAACTTTTTATTAAAAAAATGGGAGTGATTTTATTCACAATTAAATAAAAATATGGTAGATTTTTATATAACAACCATTATATAAGATTTGTTTTTTATAAAATGAGTAAAATAAGCAGTTCTTATTATGATGGATAAGCAAGGGAGACGGGAGGCGAGGATTCCAACAAATTTAAAAACAAGCAAGACAATTATATTTTGACCGCAAATCAAAAAGTGATTTGCGTTATTTTCGTTTTTACTGAATTTTTAGCAGCAGAAGAAAACGAAATATTGTGGGGGAATAACATTTTTTTGGGAAAATAAGGGAGGATGCAATTATGGAAAGAAAACAAAAAAGATTTAACTGGATAACATTTTTGACAATCTTGTTGACGCTTTTTCCGTTTGGGGAGGCACTTTTTAGTGGCGGAGCAGTTTTAGCGGCAACAGCAACAGATAAAACTACGCATACTGTTTTTCAAAATGAAGCAGGTAATGCCCGAATCACCTATAGTGTGGATGAAAAAAATAAGGAAATACAGTGGTTGATAGATTACAACAAGGCTGCTAGTGAATTACCCCGCGCTATTGGTTTTTCGCTTAAAAGTGGCAACGAAGAAGTGACACCAACGGCAATTCAAAGTAATGCAGGTGACATCTTTACTTATGCCGCTGGTTTTTTACAGACCGCCGCTGAAAAAACAGCACAATTAGGCCATCAAGTTGCTTTTACTACGCCATATCGACATCAACTGACGATTACACCGCAAATTTTGGCTTATGATTTAAAAGGTGGAAAAACAGATTTATTAGCACAAACCACACCGCTAACGGTAACACTGCCAGCTCTATCTGCCAAAAAAGAAACGCAGTCAACCAGTAAACCTGCAGAAAAAGGCAATGAAAACAATAGCCCAAGGAGTAACGCCAAAAATCAGGTGCTACAACGCGCTACAGCGCGTACAAAAGAAAAAGGCAATGAAGCCAATCTGGTGGACTTAGATACAGGAAATTTTTTAGGGGATAATCAAACAATTTTATTGAATGCTACTTTAAAAGACGATCAAAATCAGGAAATTAAAGATGGCGATAGCATTGTGATTGGTCAGAATATTCTTTTGGAATATAACTGGCAATTACCTGAAGGTCTGCGTAAAGAAATGCTGGGTTATACAGCTAATGCAGGGGACAATGACTTTCAAGGGGATTATTTTACTTTTAAATTACCAGAAAATTTCCACATTCATCCTACAACAGCTGATCAAACAATTTCAGGCGAGTTAAAAGATGGGCAGGGGATTTGTTTTGGTCGTTTTAATATTCAAGCAGATGGAACGGTAACTCTTCATTTTTCCGATAATATTGAAGGACGCAACGATATTTCCGGTACTTTTTATGTCGCTGGTACTGTCAGTGACGTAAAAGGAAATACAACGGGAAATGTAGAGGTAAAAGTTCCCTTTGTCCAAGAAGATAGCGATACGACAGTTCATATTGAAGAACCTGACTACAAAGCTTTGGAAAAAACTGTTGGTAAAGTAAGCTATGGCAGTAGTGAAAAGGCCAATGTAACGTGGACAATTATCGGCAATAAATATGGCACAGAAATGACAGCCGGTAAAATTACAGATACATTACCTGAACATCTGACGTGGACTAAAATTACGGTTTATGAATACGACGTAGCCGATGTGAAGCCTGATGGAACATTAAATGGTACCGGCAAAGATGTTACCAAGTCGGTTGTCATTGGCAGTGACAAAACCAAAGTCGCTGTGGACTTACCAACGCCGACAAGTAAAGTTTATAAAGTTGTGGTAGCAACAGAAATTGATTTAACAAAACTTTCTTTGGATAAAGTAGTGAGCACTGATGGAAAAAAAGTGACTTATACTAGCCCAGATATTAAAAATGAAGCACACTTAACTGCAAAAGAAGGTTTAGATTTGACGGCAGTGGCCTCTACTACTGTCGTGGGCAGTGCTACTGTGACGAAAAGTTATGTGGAACAATATGGCGAGATTATTAACTGGAATATTGTTTACAAGCAAAAAGATGCCAGTTTGCCAGCAGTCGATATTTATGAATTACCGGATGGAAATCAAGATTTTTGTACCAAAGATGGAACACCAATTACAACGGCAAAGCAACTGCAAGATTATTTGCAAGAAATAACAGTACCCAAAACACAAGTTACCGTCAGACAAGATGCCGGCAAATATGTTATTACGATTCCAAAAGGAACAAA
The DNA window shown above is from Enterococcus montenegrensis and carries:
- a CDS encoding lactate oxidase; amino-acid sequence: MYHTSNEEHPIDIVNIASLEGRVKERMEVGAFGYIRGGSEDEWTMKENTASFMNKKIMPRILQGIDHADLSTKLWDIDLKTPIIQAPSAAQGLAHEKGEADTAKGVAAAGSIFSISTYANTTIEDAAAAAPDAPQFFQLYMSKDDGFNEFILDKAVKAGAKAIILTADSTLGGYREEDIINQFQFPLPMPNLAAYSEQSASGNGEGKGIAEIYAAAKQGLVPEDIKKIKDLTHLPVFVKGIQSPEDADLAIKAGADGIWVSNHGGRQLDGGPASFEVLPAIAEVVDKRVPIVFDSGVRRGEHIFKALASGADLVAIGRPVIYGLNLGGAEGVKSVFDHLNKELSITMQLAGTKTIADVKKTKLID
- a CDS encoding C40 family peptidase; the encoded protein is MKWSMGLLLTLLGFQMAIVPPETVDSSQVETKKETVTTNVSASTTESSASKESEEISDATASSNVIEPDGTETTDANNLPRAQRKLPEIKSSAPLQSPLIAAQKAQINALPAVNEAQLNRNLYARSSTTMTTEQQKIVTEVKRHLNKPYRWGAAGPNDFDCSGLVQYAYLKSLNIPLQRVTYQQEKQGTEVARSSAKGQNLNLKAGDLLFYGPRNATTHVALYIGDGLAIHAPYPGQRVSAFAIQYFYPDFARRIIKDELPVIKNGTSITIKSGALSYSDGSWIQSADRNRAYTITGYKKITEKWGSRKIYAVKESKKWLYELDVQPQTSSYGLLGNGTIFSLKSTAGSYQSGGKITANDKKSAFVIDSVRYIPKKFGSIRAYRAKGSNRWYYECDVTRQVSSYSQLGIGTVFSLKKTAGSYQSGGKITANDKKSAFVIDSVRYIPKKFGSIRAYRAKGSNRWYYECDVTRQTSSFKELKVGTKVVTTSRATHYQTGGKITSGDKNKVHQIERMRLIPKRGIHMRIYKMKGSNRWYYEGDVALQTSSFKALKKGQRLNVKTSARSYQSGGWILKSDYKKTFTIKNVRDIRKKYGSIRAYQVNGSNKWYYEADVKGK